In Cicer arietinum cultivar CDC Frontier isolate Library 1 chromosome 1, Cicar.CDCFrontier_v2.0, whole genome shotgun sequence, one DNA window encodes the following:
- the LOC101492506 gene encoding heme oxygenase 1, chloroplastic-like isoform X2, with translation MASLTSVYQIQSSSFLYYKNKKPQFSISQPISIFFSPRTSLEFRRMPRKEGVIVLATTEAAEKSKKRHPGESKGFVEEMRFVAMRLHTRDQAKEGEKEVKQPEERAVTKWEPTVDGYLRFLIDSKVVYDTLEKIVQQASYPYYAEFKNTGLERSASLAKDLEWFKEQGYTIPEPSSPGLAYAHYLTDLSQNDPQAFICHFYNIYFAHSAGGRMIGKKIADQLLNNKALEFYKWDGDLSQLLQNVRDKLNKVAQEWTREEKNHCLEETEKSFKLSGEILRLILS, from the exons ATGGCGTCACTAACAAGTGTTTACCAAATCCAATCATCATCCtttctttattataaaaacaaGAAGCCCCAATTCTCAATTTCACAACCAATTTCCATTTTCTTCTCACCAAGGACATCATTGGAGTTTCGCAGGATGCCTAGGAAAGAAGGTGTGATTGTGTTAGCGACGACGGAGGCAGCAGAGAAGTCGAAGAAGAGGCATCCGGGTGAGTCGAAGGGGTTTGTGGAGGAGATGAGGTTTGTGGCTATGAGGTTGCATACGAGGGACCAGGCTAAGGAAGGTGAAAAAGAGGTTAAACAACCTGAGGAGAGAGCTGTTACCAAGTGGGAACCTACTGTTGATGGTTACTTGAGGTTCCTTATTGATAGCAAGGTTGTTTATGATACGCTCGAGAAGATCGTTCAACAGGCTTCTTATCCTTATT ATGCTGAATTCAAAAATACTGGACTGGAAAGGTCTGCAAGTTTGGCCAAAGATTTGGAGTGGTTCAAGGAGCAAGGTTATACTATTCCCGAACCTTCATCTCCTGGTCTTGCTTATGCACATTATCTTACAGATTTATCTCAGAATGACCCCCAAGCCTTCATTTGCCACTTTTACAACATCTACTTTGCACATTCAGCTGGTGGTCGAATGATTGGGAAAAAG attgctgatcaGTTACTTAACAACAAGGCTTTGGAGTTCTATAAATGGGATGGTGACCTTTCCCAGTTGTTGCAGAACGTGAGGGACAAACTGAATAAAGTTGCTCAA GAATGGACTCGTGAAGAGAAGAATCATTGTCTGGAAGAAACAGAAAAGTCATTCAAATTATCAGGAGAGATTCTGCGTCTAATTCTATCATGA
- the LOC101492506 gene encoding heme oxygenase 1, chloroplastic-like isoform X1, translating into MASLTSVYQIQSSSFLYYKNKKPQFSISQPISIFFSPRTSLEFRRMPRKEGVIVLATTEAAEKSKKRHPGESKGFVEEMRFVAMRLHTRDQAKEGEKEVKQPEERAVTKWEPTVDGYLRFLIDSKVVYDTLEKIVQQASYPYYAEFKNTGLERSASLAKDLEWFKEQGYTIPEPSSPGLAYAHYLTDLSQNDPQAFICHFYNIYFAHSAGGRMIGKKIADQLLNNKALEFYKWDGDLSQLLQNVRDKLNKVAQVCFLKTLDYFGARNGLVKRRIIVWKKQKSHSNYQERFCV; encoded by the exons ATGGCGTCACTAACAAGTGTTTACCAAATCCAATCATCATCCtttctttattataaaaacaaGAAGCCCCAATTCTCAATTTCACAACCAATTTCCATTTTCTTCTCACCAAGGACATCATTGGAGTTTCGCAGGATGCCTAGGAAAGAAGGTGTGATTGTGTTAGCGACGACGGAGGCAGCAGAGAAGTCGAAGAAGAGGCATCCGGGTGAGTCGAAGGGGTTTGTGGAGGAGATGAGGTTTGTGGCTATGAGGTTGCATACGAGGGACCAGGCTAAGGAAGGTGAAAAAGAGGTTAAACAACCTGAGGAGAGAGCTGTTACCAAGTGGGAACCTACTGTTGATGGTTACTTGAGGTTCCTTATTGATAGCAAGGTTGTTTATGATACGCTCGAGAAGATCGTTCAACAGGCTTCTTATCCTTATT ATGCTGAATTCAAAAATACTGGACTGGAAAGGTCTGCAAGTTTGGCCAAAGATTTGGAGTGGTTCAAGGAGCAAGGTTATACTATTCCCGAACCTTCATCTCCTGGTCTTGCTTATGCACATTATCTTACAGATTTATCTCAGAATGACCCCCAAGCCTTCATTTGCCACTTTTACAACATCTACTTTGCACATTCAGCTGGTGGTCGAATGATTGGGAAAAAG attgctgatcaGTTACTTAACAACAAGGCTTTGGAGTTCTATAAATGGGATGGTGACCTTTCCCAGTTGTTGCAGAACGTGAGGGACAAACTGAATAAAGTTGCTCAAGTATGTTTCCTGAAAACTCTTGATTATTTTGGGGCAAG GAATGGACTCGTGAAGAGAAGAATCATTGTCTGGAAGAAACAGAAAAGTCATTCAAATTATCAGGAGAGATTCTGCGTCTAA